A single genomic interval of Stieleria maiorica harbors:
- a CDS encoding acyltransferase family protein: protein MKESHPSGTPTYITELDALRGIAAIAVLCCHLPRGFWFGATGVDLFFVLSGFLITGIIQRNLDQPRFLRAFYWRRSLRILPLYYLVILMAYAVNLIRATPADTSGIAYYLVYLQNIHQYWGAETPPVDLGLGHTWTLAIEEQFYLFWPAALLLIRGRAKYWLAGVLVVLPIALRVQGLPKTVLFGHTDSLAMGALLAWIMHRTRSIGRERQAVCYASIAVTCFASYWALYWILCSRNPTLTGGEYLQLSLPVAIISLAYLGVIGLFVSMTGSRLLSPFRNKVLVGLGTISYGLYLYHLVLYENLDTLVKFRWKMGDPWWLDVSKLIVSLVVAALSWRFFEQPILRLKDRFRYNDDAVVVADQRAPSLATAGAPVHE, encoded by the coding sequence GTGAAAGAATCACATCCCAGCGGCACGCCGACCTACATCACCGAATTGGACGCATTGCGGGGGATCGCCGCGATCGCCGTTTTGTGCTGTCATCTTCCCCGCGGATTCTGGTTCGGTGCGACGGGCGTGGATCTGTTCTTCGTCCTTTCGGGGTTCTTGATCACCGGCATCATTCAGCGAAACCTCGATCAACCGCGATTTTTGCGGGCGTTCTATTGGCGCCGAAGCCTGCGGATTTTGCCACTGTATTACTTGGTGATCCTGATGGCCTATGCCGTCAATCTGATCCGCGCGACGCCGGCGGACACATCGGGAATCGCCTATTACCTGGTCTATCTTCAAAACATCCATCAGTATTGGGGCGCCGAAACACCACCGGTGGACCTTGGTCTGGGACATACGTGGACCTTGGCGATCGAGGAACAGTTCTACCTGTTTTGGCCGGCAGCGTTGCTACTGATACGCGGGCGTGCAAAGTATTGGCTTGCCGGTGTGCTGGTCGTGTTGCCGATCGCGTTGCGTGTCCAGGGGTTACCCAAAACGGTGCTATTCGGCCACACCGACAGCCTGGCCATGGGGGCGCTGTTGGCGTGGATCATGCACCGAACCCGGTCCATCGGGCGCGAGCGTCAGGCGGTCTGCTACGCGTCGATCGCAGTGACGTGCTTCGCCAGCTATTGGGCACTGTATTGGATTCTTTGTTCCAGAAACCCGACACTGACCGGTGGAGAGTACCTGCAATTGTCGCTGCCGGTCGCCATCATCAGCCTCGCCTATCTGGGCGTTATCGGGCTGTTCGTCTCGATGACCGGCAGCCGTTTGCTGTCGCCGTTTCGCAACAAGGTTTTGGTCGGCCTGGGGACGATCAGTTACGGACTGTACCTGTACCACCTGGTGCTGTACGAGAACTTGGACACGCTGGTGAAATTCCGCTGGAAGATGGGCGACCCCTGGTGGCTGGACGTGAGCAAGCTGATCGTCTCACTGGTCGTTGCCGCGCTGTCATGGCGGTTCTTTGAGCAACCCATTCTGCGGCTGAAAGATCGCTTCCGCTACAACGACGATGCGGTCGTCGTCGCCGATCAACGGGCGCCGTCACTGGCGACCGCGGGAGCTCCGGTCCATGAATAA
- a CDS encoding glycosyltransferase family 4 protein has translation MNKICIASSGLGHVARGIEAWADDLASALAARGEDVILCKGAGEPQRDIDRVVPCWTRDAVKTRLLLRSLPAALGWRIGMGSGYAVEQTTFARNLIKVLRAEDVDVLHVQDPFVALQVQKAHRRGRITTRTILAHGTEEPLDFQRQITYLQHLAPWHHGQARDAGLDRDGWTTIPNFIDTDHFRPGSNAALRNELGIPRDALVVLVAAAIKRKHKRIDYVVNEFRTLLDRHPDLPAWLVVAGGREPETDALIAMANETLGDRVRFLVRFPRTRMADLYRAADVFSLGSLKEMMPIALLEATASGLPCLVHRHPVMQWMIGAGGRAIDLSLPGNLASAWAEWLTDPGESQRIGRAARQHCCDHFSTDVVVDQIMHYYRRVGDGRRRAA, from the coding sequence ATGAATAAGATCTGCATTGCATCATCGGGATTGGGACACGTCGCGCGGGGGATCGAAGCCTGGGCCGACGATTTGGCAAGCGCGCTGGCCGCCCGCGGTGAAGACGTCATCCTGTGCAAGGGAGCCGGCGAACCCCAACGTGACATCGATCGCGTCGTCCCCTGCTGGACCCGCGACGCCGTCAAGACGCGTTTGCTGTTGCGGTCTCTGCCCGCGGCACTCGGTTGGCGGATCGGTATGGGCAGCGGCTACGCGGTCGAACAGACCACGTTTGCCCGCAATCTGATCAAAGTGCTGCGAGCGGAAGACGTTGATGTGCTGCACGTCCAAGACCCCTTTGTCGCACTGCAGGTGCAAAAGGCTCATCGCCGCGGCCGCATCACGACGCGAACCATCCTGGCCCACGGGACGGAAGAACCGCTCGATTTTCAGCGGCAGATCACCTACCTGCAACACCTCGCCCCCTGGCACCACGGGCAAGCCCGCGACGCCGGATTGGATCGAGACGGCTGGACGACGATCCCCAACTTTATCGATACCGATCACTTTCGCCCGGGCAGCAATGCTGCACTGCGCAACGAGCTCGGTATCCCCCGAGACGCGCTCGTCGTGTTGGTCGCCGCCGCGATCAAGCGAAAACACAAACGCATCGACTATGTGGTCAACGAATTTCGCACGCTGCTGGATCGACATCCCGATTTGCCGGCTTGGCTGGTTGTGGCCGGAGGTCGGGAACCGGAGACCGACGCCCTGATCGCGATGGCAAACGAAACGTTAGGAGACCGTGTTCGATTCCTGGTTCGATTTCCCCGAACCCGGATGGCCGATCTGTATCGCGCGGCCGACGTGTTTTCGCTCGGCAGCCTGAAAGAGATGATGCCGATTGCGTTATTGGAAGCCACCGCCAGCGGGCTGCCCTGTCTGGTTCATCGGCACCCCGTGATGCAATGGATGATCGGTGCCGGTGGTCGAGCGATTGATCTATCCCTCCCGGGGAATTTGGCCAGCGCTTGGGCGGAATGGTTGACCGATCCCGGTGAATCCCAGCGGATCGGTCGGGCCGCGCGACAACATTGCTGCGATCACTTCAGCACTGACGTGGTGGTCGACCAAATCATGCATTACTACCGTCGGGTCGGCGATGGCAGGAGGCGGGCCGCATGA
- a CDS encoding polysaccharide biosynthesis/export family protein — MNYAVRPLQRFALAVLSVCALASTGCQLMHVAGDPIGLSSMVETNCDSEGAVAFVPRELDKVTVPMYRIEPPDILTIDVQQNVSQEQHALQPGDLVTISVSGTFPGEPIDGEYQVDLGGVIQLGFSYGAVEVAGLGVDQATRHIEAHLKTQLQQPGVSMSLIGVAGIQPIAGEHLVGPDGTVTLGQYGSVRLAGLTLDEARHAIAAQMATEFSDPKVSVSVYAYNSKAVYVVTQGGGMGDELVRLPYTGNETVIDALSQINGTSYVSSSRMWVARPNREQGTSVMLPIDWEGITQMADVTTNYQLLPGDRIFIAHNKLVAIDSAIAKFTSPLERILGFTLLGTGTASRLSGKVLDKTSGGVGFGQ, encoded by the coding sequence GTGAACTACGCCGTCCGACCTCTGCAACGCTTCGCACTCGCGGTGCTATCGGTGTGCGCGCTGGCAAGCACCGGGTGTCAGCTGATGCACGTTGCTGGCGACCCGATCGGATTGTCGTCGATGGTGGAAACGAACTGCGATTCCGAGGGCGCGGTCGCCTTCGTGCCACGCGAGCTGGACAAAGTGACGGTGCCGATGTATCGCATCGAACCGCCGGACATCCTGACGATCGACGTCCAACAAAACGTGTCGCAAGAACAACATGCGCTGCAACCCGGTGACTTGGTCACGATCAGCGTCAGCGGGACGTTCCCCGGCGAACCGATCGACGGCGAATACCAGGTCGACCTGGGTGGCGTGATTCAACTGGGATTCAGTTATGGGGCGGTCGAGGTCGCCGGACTCGGGGTCGACCAGGCGACGCGTCACATCGAAGCCCACTTGAAGACCCAGCTGCAACAACCCGGCGTCTCGATGTCGCTGATCGGCGTGGCGGGGATCCAGCCGATCGCCGGAGAACACTTGGTGGGTCCCGACGGCACGGTGACGCTCGGCCAATACGGTTCGGTCCGACTGGCCGGATTGACGTTGGACGAGGCCCGTCATGCGATCGCCGCACAAATGGCGACCGAATTCAGCGATCCCAAAGTCTCGGTGTCCGTCTATGCCTACAACAGCAAGGCCGTTTATGTGGTCACGCAAGGCGGCGGCATGGGGGACGAATTGGTCCGTCTGCCGTACACCGGCAATGAGACCGTGATCGACGCGCTGAGCCAGATCAACGGCACCAGCTACGTCTCGTCCAGCCGGATGTGGGTCGCCCGACCGAATCGCGAGCAGGGCACCAGCGTGATGCTGCCGATCGATTGGGAGGGGATCACGCAAATGGCTGATGTCACCACGAATTACCAACTCCTGCCCGGCGACCGCATCTTCATCGCGCACAACAAGTTGGTCGCCATCGATTCGGCGATCGCGAAGTTCACGTCGCCGCTGGAGCGGATTTTGGGCTTCACTTTACTGGGCACCGGGACGGCCTCGCGGTTGTCCGGCAAAGTGCTTGACAAGACCAGCGGAGGCGTCGGGTTCGGCCAATAG
- a CDS encoding class I SAM-dependent methyltransferase, giving the protein MSTFTATCRRITRAPRTLVSRVMAGRRSVAIKRDQWFVDYHSDPARQVVGLRDKTDQRLKLFRAEDIAGKRVLDAGCNMGAIVNHCVKLGAHRVIGLDFDGAAVDRARGLYSGPTTAFRCDDLDNPLAALEPHDTVMFLSVYGTKELEDRNSILSRLAGLSRVMYFEGHHGDDPRQCAWVLLKYGGFQTIEFLGFTNDELREDSIGRPFFRCDRVARDVTWVPEWVEKHTRGDSEFRMAVVGRSGAGKSFLANQWSGDSRFDGVTILDDVNDRDLIASTRRLVLLDYRAATYIDQIDTLVFLDVDENTRLARFDGDPVRQDEYNALLRTPPVQANFLSFFRIEARA; this is encoded by the coding sequence ATGAGTACATTTACAGCAACCTGCCGACGGATCACGCGAGCACCGCGAACGCTGGTGTCCCGCGTGATGGCCGGTCGACGGTCTGTCGCGATCAAACGTGACCAGTGGTTTGTCGACTATCACTCCGATCCCGCTCGACAGGTGGTCGGATTGCGTGACAAAACCGACCAGCGGTTGAAATTATTTCGTGCCGAAGACATCGCGGGCAAACGTGTGTTGGACGCCGGGTGCAACATGGGCGCGATCGTCAACCACTGCGTGAAACTGGGGGCCCACCGAGTCATCGGATTGGACTTTGACGGCGCCGCGGTCGATCGTGCGCGGGGGCTGTACAGCGGTCCGACGACCGCGTTCCGATGTGACGACTTGGACAATCCCCTGGCCGCACTCGAGCCGCATGACACCGTCATGTTCCTTTCCGTCTATGGAACGAAAGAACTGGAAGACCGCAATTCCATCCTCAGCCGATTGGCCGGGTTGTCACGCGTCATGTATTTCGAGGGGCATCATGGCGATGACCCGCGTCAATGCGCCTGGGTGTTGCTGAAATACGGTGGGTTTCAAACGATCGAATTCTTGGGGTTTACCAACGATGAACTGCGTGAAGACTCCATCGGACGTCCGTTCTTTCGATGTGATCGTGTCGCACGCGACGTGACGTGGGTGCCGGAGTGGGTCGAGAAACACACTCGCGGTGATTCGGAATTCCGGATGGCGGTGGTCGGTCGATCCGGCGCGGGCAAGTCCTTCCTGGCGAATCAATGGTCCGGTGACAGTCGCTTTGACGGCGTCACGATTCTGGACGACGTCAACGATCGGGATCTGATCGCATCGACCCGACGTCTGGTGCTGCTGGACTATCGCGCCGCCACGTACATCGATCAAATCGACACGCTTGTCTTCTTGGATGTCGACGAGAACACTCGACTGGCACGTTTCGACGGGGATCCTGTTCGACAAGACGAATACAACGCGTTGCTGCGCACGCCGCCGGTGCAAGCGAACTTTTTGAGCTTCTTTCGAATCGAGGCGAGGGCATGA
- a CDS encoding glycosyltransferase family 2 protein codes for MNIPTVSVVIPAYNAAATIARAIDSCLAQTVPVSQVIVVDDGSRDGLADIVQQYAPPVVLIRQTNSRTAAARNRGLDAATGDFIGFLDADDHWEPNKIERQLAIFTAHQQVNVVAGRFYCETPGQSRELNPCKSEQWYDRPIRATGSDAFMVGTLHWTGTVLVRRAAIEKLRFVSGLEPAEDRDMWIRLAAANTVFLDSQPLATAVLEPGSLSRGSIEVDCTKMLEVIDRHAVLLGLASRLFWTSYVRYRWAAMDPSPSTALPMLMRSVLGWPLPFAGMPAMKRLGRLKRLVVLLRQSMLHRNQPEGAA; via the coding sequence ATGAACATTCCCACCGTCAGCGTCGTGATCCCGGCCTACAACGCCGCGGCAACCATCGCCCGTGCGATCGACAGTTGCCTGGCACAAACCGTCCCGGTATCGCAAGTCATCGTGGTCGATGACGGCAGCCGTGACGGTCTTGCCGACATCGTCCAGCAGTACGCCCCGCCGGTTGTGTTGATCCGGCAAACCAATTCGCGAACCGCCGCCGCCCGCAACCGGGGTCTGGACGCGGCGACCGGCGACTTCATCGGTTTCCTTGACGCCGATGATCATTGGGAACCGAACAAGATTGAGCGTCAACTGGCGATCTTCACGGCGCATCAGCAGGTCAACGTGGTCGCCGGCAGGTTCTACTGCGAAACGCCCGGTCAATCGAGGGAATTGAACCCCTGCAAATCCGAACAGTGGTACGACCGACCGATCCGAGCCACAGGGTCCGACGCCTTCATGGTCGGGACGTTGCACTGGACCGGGACGGTGCTGGTTCGGCGTGCGGCGATCGAAAAACTGCGTTTCGTTTCAGGGTTGGAACCTGCCGAGGATCGCGACATGTGGATTCGTCTGGCGGCCGCTAACACGGTGTTCTTGGATTCACAACCGTTGGCGACCGCCGTACTGGAACCCGGCAGCCTGTCGCGCGGCAGCATCGAAGTCGATTGCACCAAGATGCTGGAAGTCATCGACCGCCACGCCGTGCTGCTCGGCCTTGCGTCGCGGTTGTTCTGGACCTCGTACGTTCGTTATCGCTGGGCCGCGATGGATCCCTCGCCGTCGACGGCGCTTCCCATGCTGATGCGGTCGGTGCTCGGCTGGCCGTTGCCGTTTGCGGGGATGCCCGCCATGAAACGCTTGGGCCGATTGAAGCGACTGGTCGTCTTGTTGCGGCAATCGATGTTGCATCGCAACCAACCCGAAGGAGCGGCATGA
- a CDS encoding O-antigen ligase family protein, producing MATAVFNTTDHGTVPRIDTDVDDRHGWGFALLLATTATLFVRPADLIPALDKWPIYQFLIVACMIVSARACLNQLSHAKLIERPITASLLALLLAVAMSHLSHGFLWAARMSTYEVGKLIALYALITGLVNTPSRLAFFVRWLTITITTMATLVLLDSFGIISIAALESIEDRGVIQDGMAERVERIRGTGIFQDPNDLGLILVTGLVFCASFFTKPERGWVRYGWLIPAAVLLAALAMTHSRGALLSLICAISTGLCYFRGGKFGALALPVLSLMALAFSSRMSDFSAVNQGTGQDRIQIWSDSMGVWRQYPLFGLGEGLIVDEIGVVTHNSFLHCFAELGFFGGTAFVACFLAAGIGLWSWRRRRSSRIAGPRSTDEHARLCGFLFAALMGCVAAMLTISRQFVAPTYLILGLVAAATNMPLDATSHGGAVGMRIGNRFIMLSLLAGAASLLVFYVIIRLLVRW from the coding sequence ATGGCAACGGCGGTTTTCAACACCACCGATCACGGCACAGTGCCCCGCATCGACACCGACGTCGATGACCGCCACGGCTGGGGGTTTGCGCTGTTGCTGGCCACCACGGCGACGTTGTTTGTGCGTCCGGCCGACTTGATTCCTGCCCTGGACAAATGGCCGATCTATCAATTCTTGATCGTGGCCTGCATGATCGTGTCGGCGCGGGCCTGTCTGAACCAGCTCAGCCACGCCAAGTTGATCGAACGCCCGATCACCGCATCGCTGTTGGCCTTGCTGCTGGCGGTTGCCATGTCGCATCTTTCGCACGGCTTTCTCTGGGCGGCCAGGATGTCGACCTATGAAGTCGGCAAGTTGATCGCGCTCTATGCCTTGATCACCGGCCTGGTCAACACTCCATCACGCTTGGCGTTTTTTGTCCGCTGGTTGACGATCACCATCACGACCATGGCGACGCTGGTCCTGCTGGATAGTTTTGGAATCATCTCCATCGCCGCACTCGAATCGATCGAAGACCGGGGCGTGATTCAGGACGGAATGGCCGAGCGTGTCGAGCGGATTCGTGGAACGGGGATCTTTCAAGACCCCAATGACTTGGGGCTGATCCTGGTCACCGGACTCGTGTTCTGTGCCTCCTTCTTCACCAAACCCGAAAGGGGATGGGTCCGCTATGGCTGGCTGATCCCTGCCGCGGTGCTGCTGGCCGCACTCGCGATGACCCATTCGCGCGGTGCACTGCTGTCATTGATTTGTGCCATTTCCACCGGGCTGTGCTACTTTCGCGGAGGCAAATTCGGCGCGTTGGCACTTCCCGTCCTCTCATTGATGGCCCTCGCATTCTCCAGTCGGATGTCGGACTTTAGCGCCGTCAATCAAGGGACCGGACAGGATCGAATTCAAATTTGGTCGGACAGCATGGGCGTCTGGCGACAATACCCGCTGTTCGGATTGGGCGAAGGATTGATCGTCGATGAAATCGGCGTCGTCACGCACAACTCGTTCCTGCACTGTTTTGCTGAATTGGGCTTCTTCGGCGGCACCGCGTTCGTCGCCTGCTTTTTAGCCGCCGGGATCGGTCTCTGGTCTTGGCGCCGCCGGCGATCGAGTCGGATCGCCGGCCCGAGGTCGACCGACGAACACGCCCGGTTGTGCGGATTCCTGTTTGCCGCCTTGATGGGTTGCGTCGCCGCCATGCTGACGATCTCGCGACAGTTCGTCGCGCCGACGTACTTGATTCTGGGGCTCGTTGCCGCCGCGACGAATATGCCGTTGGACGCAACATCCCACGGTGGTGCCGTCGGCATGCGAATCGGCAACCGGTTCATCATGCTTTCGCTGCTGGCCGGTGCGGCATCGTTGTTGGTGTTTTACGTGATCATTCGCCTGTTGGTCCGCTGGTAA
- a CDS encoding acyltransferase has translation MREQLKTVARWLLQCHLPVTNVNRPVVAGLYRLHVAARESIAWATRFFWYEPLFRGQCETVGQRFRMEQLPYLVGRGTLSIGDDVRLSGKSSFAFSSRHVASPELTIGSGTFIGHNCAFVIGREIRIGNHCLIAGGVRVSDFDGHPINAVDRRNGLTTPSSEVAAVSIGHDVWIGHGAMVLKGVRIGDRAIVGARSVVTKDVPDDTIVAGNPARVVKSLAPAAVSLFSEEAA, from the coding sequence ATGCGTGAACAGCTCAAGACAGTGGCGCGATGGTTGTTGCAATGTCATTTGCCGGTGACAAACGTCAACCGCCCGGTCGTCGCAGGGTTGTACCGGTTGCACGTCGCCGCGCGAGAGTCGATCGCTTGGGCGACTCGGTTCTTCTGGTACGAACCGCTGTTTCGCGGTCAATGCGAAACCGTCGGGCAGCGATTTCGGATGGAACAACTGCCCTATCTGGTCGGTCGCGGAACCTTGTCCATCGGCGACGATGTCAGGTTGTCGGGAAAGTCCTCGTTCGCCTTCAGTTCACGGCACGTCGCTTCACCGGAGCTGACGATCGGAAGCGGGACGTTCATCGGTCACAACTGCGCGTTCGTAATCGGACGCGAGATCCGCATCGGTAACCATTGCCTGATCGCCGGCGGTGTGCGCGTCAGCGATTTTGATGGCCACCCCATCAACGCGGTCGATCGGCGGAACGGGTTGACCACACCGTCAAGCGAAGTGGCGGCCGTTTCGATCGGTCATGACGTCTGGATCGGGCACGGCGCGATGGTGTTGAAAGGTGTTCGAATCGGCGATCGCGCCATCGTGGGGGCGCGGTCGGTTGTGACCAAAGATGTTCCCGATGACACGATCGTGGCCGGCAATCCGGCGCGCGTGGTCAAGTCGCTTGCCCCGGCCGCGGTTTCCTTGTTCAGCGAGGAGGCCGCATGA
- a CDS encoding lipopolysaccharide biosynthesis protein: protein MVSFRVLSRNILSNWMAYVVQVAITFFLTPFVLHQIGDARYGVWTIVISITGYYGVLDLGLRAGMTQYITRYFSKGDFERMNRAASSGFTLHLGCAACALVVTLATAVVAPLCFSFPPEVQAESVWCVLILGCSTAIQLLLFPFSVALTARQRFDLITAASLFSRIVSATATVLLLLSGYGLIGVCAAGAAGNLLDYALRWAIGRRVLPELAISLRLASWDSCRECMTFGFWSALLAVSHLVISFSDALVIGLFMPVSAIAYFALANNLMKYFANIFVPVSQVFYPAATDLDAHDDLRGLQAMYLKGTRMLSLVAISAALITGLWASDFYRLWVGDRYVHTDSYHSVALLFQILLVGALFTAGTGIGSKILLGRRRFKGLTWLMLVEGALNLLISVALIRPLGLLGVAIGTTLPAVLCRGIAHPIIVCGNLQLRFKDYSRQILWPAVIVAGVLTPMVAAVHHVTAKSNWTEMVFGGILATAIAAVMIGGFGLNTSDRQRYLFPTLRRIARIRGVLEAKP, encoded by the coding sequence ATGGTTAGTTTCCGCGTCCTTTCCCGCAACATCTTGAGCAATTGGATGGCGTACGTCGTCCAAGTGGCGATCACGTTTTTCCTGACGCCTTTCGTGCTGCACCAGATCGGTGACGCACGCTACGGCGTATGGACGATCGTGATCAGCATCACCGGTTACTATGGGGTGCTGGACTTGGGATTGCGAGCCGGGATGACGCAGTACATCACGCGGTATTTTTCCAAGGGCGATTTTGAACGCATGAATCGCGCCGCCAGCAGCGGGTTTACGTTGCACTTGGGTTGCGCCGCTTGTGCGCTGGTGGTCACGCTGGCGACGGCCGTGGTCGCGCCGCTCTGTTTTTCGTTTCCGCCCGAGGTCCAGGCGGAATCGGTTTGGTGCGTTTTGATTCTGGGGTGTTCGACCGCGATCCAGTTGCTGTTGTTTCCCTTTTCGGTCGCCTTGACCGCGCGGCAGCGTTTCGACCTGATCACCGCCGCCAGTCTGTTCAGCCGGATCGTGTCGGCCACCGCCACGGTGCTGTTGTTGCTTTCCGGATACGGACTGATCGGTGTCTGTGCGGCCGGTGCGGCGGGAAATCTGCTCGATTACGCACTTCGTTGGGCGATCGGAAGGAGAGTCCTTCCCGAACTGGCGATCTCGTTGCGTCTGGCCAGCTGGGACAGTTGCCGCGAATGCATGACGTTCGGTTTTTGGAGCGCGCTGTTGGCGGTCAGCCATCTGGTCATCAGCTTTTCCGACGCACTGGTGATCGGGCTTTTCATGCCGGTCTCGGCGATCGCCTACTTTGCCCTGGCCAACAACCTGATGAAGTACTTTGCGAACATCTTTGTTCCCGTCAGCCAGGTCTTCTACCCGGCGGCGACGGACTTGGACGCGCACGATGACTTGCGCGGTCTGCAAGCGATGTACCTGAAGGGAACCCGGATGTTGTCGCTGGTCGCAATCAGCGCGGCGTTGATCACCGGTCTGTGGGCCAGCGACTTTTACCGTTTATGGGTCGGCGATCGATACGTCCACACCGACTCGTACCACTCGGTCGCACTGCTGTTTCAGATTCTGCTGGTCGGAGCGTTGTTCACCGCAGGCACCGGGATCGGATCCAAGATCCTGCTGGGCCGGCGCAGATTCAAAGGGTTGACCTGGTTGATGCTGGTCGAGGGGGCGTTGAATCTGTTGATCAGTGTCGCGTTGATCCGGCCGTTGGGGCTGTTGGGTGTGGCGATCGGAACGACGTTGCCGGCCGTCCTGTGCCGCGGCATCGCGCACCCGATCATCGTCTGCGGCAACCTGCAACTCCGCTTCAAAGACTACAGCCGGCAAATTCTCTGGCCGGCCGTCATCGTCGCCGGCGTGCTGACGCCGATGGTGGCGGCGGTCCACCACGTCACGGCAAAAAGCAACTGGACCGAAATGGTGTTCGGGGGAATCCTGGCCACGGCGATCGCCGCGGTCATGATCGGTGGATTTGGCCTCAATACGTCCGATCGACAGCGCTACCTTTTCCCGACCCTCCGACGGATCGCCAGAATCCGCGGCGTCTTGGAGGCGAAACCTTGA
- a CDS encoding glycosyltransferase family 2 protein, with protein sequence MMASNPAGLTGRTMSAFVPPRTRRTGFGRVSVIIPTYNCARYIAGALQSVATQAYADLEIVVVDDGSNDDTSAAVDQSGVPCTYLMNQRSKGPAGARNQGIQHSDGDYIAFLDADDAWLPNKLNLQLAALQADRHLVAVGGVMIPWDDTSPSIAIPAAVRCYSFDEMILRNRLGTPTVVCRRDALTAVGLFDEQLNISEDYDLWLRLSRVGAVGRIETPLARYRQRPDGISAGNRDRTFALDMQFARSLPGRYADVPGIGRLVQRGLSARELERAIELCDVERRYWKAFCATVRSIRRWPWTNPLGQQRPLTRLRRVRRIMLDAVQTWRLSAANRSHAYAAQEIDR encoded by the coding sequence ATGATGGCTAGCAACCCGGCCGGGCTCACCGGTCGCACGATGTCTGCGTTCGTTCCGCCACGCACCCGACGCACGGGTTTCGGTCGGGTGTCGGTGATCATCCCGACGTACAACTGCGCCCGATACATCGCCGGCGCGCTGCAATCGGTTGCGACCCAAGCCTATGCCGACTTGGAAATCGTTGTCGTGGACGACGGTTCCAACGATGACACCTCCGCTGCGGTCGACCAGTCCGGTGTGCCATGCACGTACTTGATGAACCAGCGGTCGAAGGGCCCGGCGGGAGCCCGCAACCAAGGGATACAACATAGCGACGGTGACTACATCGCGTTCTTGGATGCCGACGATGCTTGGCTGCCGAACAAATTGAATCTCCAACTCGCTGCTTTGCAGGCCGACCGGCACTTGGTCGCCGTCGGTGGGGTGATGATCCCTTGGGACGACACCTCGCCGTCGATCGCCATCCCCGCGGCGGTTCGTTGCTACAGCTTTGACGAAATGATCCTGCGCAATCGCTTGGGCACACCGACGGTCGTCTGTCGTCGCGATGCGCTCACGGCGGTCGGCTTGTTTGACGAACAGCTGAACATCTCCGAGGACTACGACCTGTGGCTACGTCTGAGCCGAGTCGGGGCGGTCGGCCGAATCGAAACGCCGCTGGCCCGGTACCGCCAGCGGCCTGATGGCATCAGTGCCGGAAATCGTGACCGCACCTTCGCGCTGGACATGCAATTCGCCCGCTCGTTGCCCGGGCGATACGCCGATGTTCCGGGGATCGGGCGTCTGGTCCAACGCGGGCTCTCGGCGAGGGAGCTGGAACGGGCGATCGAATTGTGCGACGTGGAACGGCGATATTGGAAAGCGTTCTGTGCGACCGTCCGCTCGATCCGCCGTTGGCCTTGGACGAATCCGCTCGGCCAGCAACGTCCCCTGACGCGTCTGCGGCGCGTTCGTCGCATCATGCTGGATGCCGTGCAGACGTGGCGATTGTCAGCAGCAAACCGGTCCCATGCTTACGCGGCACAGGAGATCGATCGGTGA